A genome region from Streptomyces sp. S4.7 includes the following:
- the rpsC gene encoding 30S ribosomal protein S3: MGQKVNPHGFRLGITTDFKSRWYADKLYSDYVKEDVAIRRMMTKGMERAGISKVEIERTRDRVRVDIHTARPGIVIGRRGAEADRIRGELEKLTGKQVQLNILEVKNPEVDAQLVAQAVAEQLSSRVSFRRAMRKSMQSTMKAGAKGIKIQCGGRLGGAEMSRSEFYREGRVPLHTLRANVDYGFFEAKTTFGRIGVKVWIYKGDVKNIAEVRAENAAARAGNRPARGGGNDRPAGRGGRGGERGGRGGRKPQQAPGAEAPKADATAAAPAAEAAPSSTGGTEA; this comes from the coding sequence ATGGGCCAGAAGGTTAACCCGCATGGGTTCCGGCTCGGTATCACCACGGACTTCAAGTCCCGTTGGTACGCCGACAAGCTGTACTCGGACTACGTCAAGGAAGACGTCGCCATTCGTCGCATGATGACGAAGGGGATGGAGCGTGCCGGTATCTCCAAGGTGGAGATCGAGCGCACCCGTGACCGCGTCCGCGTGGACATCCACACCGCACGTCCGGGCATCGTCATCGGCCGCCGCGGCGCCGAGGCCGACCGCATCCGCGGCGAGCTGGAGAAGCTGACCGGCAAGCAGGTCCAGCTGAACATCCTCGAGGTCAAGAACCCCGAGGTCGACGCTCAGCTGGTGGCCCAGGCCGTCGCCGAGCAGCTGTCCTCGCGTGTCTCCTTCCGTCGCGCCATGCGTAAGAGCATGCAGTCGACGATGAAGGCCGGCGCCAAGGGCATCAAGATCCAGTGCGGTGGCCGCCTCGGCGGCGCCGAGATGTCGCGCTCGGAGTTCTACCGCGAGGGCCGCGTGCCCCTGCACACGCTCCGGGCCAACGTCGACTACGGCTTCTTCGAGGCCAAGACGACCTTCGGCCGCATCGGTGTGAAGGTCTGGATCTACAAGGGCGACGTCAAGAACATCGCCGAGGTGCGCGCCGAGAACGCCGCGGCGCGCGCGGGCAACCGTCCGGCCCGTGGCGGCGGCAACGACCGTCCCGCCGGCCGCGGTGGCCGCGGTGGCGAGCGTGGCGGTCGCGGTGGCCGCAAGCCGCAGCAGGCTCCCGGCGCGGAGGCCCCCAAGGCCGACGCGACGGCGGCTGCTCCGGCCGCGGAGGCCGCGCCCTCTTCTACCGGTGGAACGGAGGCCTGA
- the rplP gene encoding 50S ribosomal protein L16: MLIPRRVKHRKQHHPKRSGMSKGGTQVAFGEYGIQALTPAYVTNRQIEAARIAMTRHIKRGGKVWINIYPDRPLTKKPAETRMGSGKGSPEWWIANVKPGRVMFELSYPNEKVAKEALTRAAHKLPMKCRIVRREAGES; this comes from the coding sequence ATGCTGATCCCCCGTAGGGTCAAGCACCGCAAGCAGCACCACCCGAAGCGCAGCGGAATGTCCAAGGGTGGCACGCAGGTTGCGTTCGGCGAGTACGGCATCCAGGCGCTGACCCCGGCATACGTGACGAACCGTCAGATCGAGGCCGCTCGTATCGCGATGACCCGTCACATCAAGCGTGGCGGCAAGGTCTGGATCAACATCTACCCGGACCGTCCCCTGACGAAGAAGCCCGCCGAGACCCGCATGGGTTCCGGTAAGGGTTCTCCCGAGTGGTGGATCGCGAACGTCAAGCCCGGTCGGGTGATGTTCGAGCTGTCCTACCCGAACGAGAAGGTTGCCAAGGAGGCGCTCACCCGCGCCGCCCACAAGCTTCCGATGAAGTGCCGCATCGTTCGGCGCGAGGCAGGTGAGTCGTGA
- the rpmC gene encoding 50S ribosomal protein L29, with protein MAAVTKASELRELGGEELVAKLREAKEELFNLRFQAATGQLENHGRLKLVRKDIARIYTLMRERELGIETVESA; from the coding sequence ATGGCGGCCGTTACCAAGGCGTCCGAGCTGCGTGAACTGGGTGGCGAGGAGCTTGTCGCCAAGCTTCGCGAGGCCAAGGAAGAGCTGTTCAACCTCCGCTTCCAGGCGGCGACCGGTCAGCTCGAGAACCACGGCCGGCTGAAGCTGGTCCGTAAGGACATCGCGCGGATCTACACCCTGATGCGTGAGCGCGAGCTGGGCATCGAGACGGTGGAGAGCGCCTGA
- the rpsQ gene encoding 30S ribosomal protein S17, producing the protein MTESNVTETTEKSERGSRKTREGLVVSDKMDKTVVVAVEDRVKHALYGKVIRRTNKLKAHDEQNAAGIGDRVLLMETRPLSATKRWRIVEILEKAK; encoded by the coding sequence ATGACTGAGAGCAACGTGACTGAGACGACCGAGAAGAGCGAGCGCGGATCCCGCAAGACCCGCGAGGGTCTCGTCGTCAGCGACAAGATGGACAAGACCGTCGTCGTCGCTGTCGAGGACCGCGTGAAGCACGCCCTGTACGGCAAGGTCATCCGCCGTACGAACAAGCTCAAGGCTCACGACGAGCAGAACGCCGCCGGGATCGGCGACCGTGTCCTCCTCATGGAGACCCGGCCGCTGTCCGCGACGAAGCGCTGGCGCATCGTCGAGATCCTTGAGAAGGCCAAGTAA
- the rplN gene encoding 50S ribosomal protein L14, translating to MIQQESRLRVADNTGAKEILCIRVLGGSGRRYAGIGDVIVATVKDAIPGGNVKKGDVIKAVIVRTVKERRRQDGSYIRFDENAAVILKNDGDPRGTRIFGPVGRELREKKFMKIISLAPEVL from the coding sequence GTGATCCAGCAGGAGTCGCGACTGCGTGTCGCCGACAACACTGGTGCCAAGGAGATCCTTTGCATCCGTGTTCTCGGTGGCTCGGGTCGCCGCTACGCGGGTATCGGTGACGTCATCGTCGCCACCGTCAAGGACGCGATCCCCGGTGGCAACGTGAAGAAGGGTGACGTCATCAAGGCGGTCATCGTTCGCACCGTGAAGGAACGCCGCCGCCAGGACGGCTCGTACATCCGCTTCGACGAGAACGCCGCCGTCATTCTGAAGAACGACGGCGACCCTCGTGGCACCCGTATCTTCGGCCCGGTGGGCCGTGAGCTGCGCGAGAAGAAGTTCATGAAGATCATCTCGCTCGCGCCGGAGGTGCTGTAA
- the rplX gene encoding 50S ribosomal protein L24: protein MKIKKGDLVQVITGKDKGKQGKVIVAYPTQDRVLVEGVNRVKKHTKAGQTARGSQTGGIVTTEAPVHISNVQLVVEKDGKKVVTRVGYRFDDEGNKIRVAKRTGEDI, encoded by the coding sequence ATGAAGATCAAGAAGGGCGACCTGGTTCAGGTCATCACCGGTAAGGACAAGGGCAAGCAGGGCAAGGTCATCGTGGCCTACCCCACGCAGGACCGCGTTCTCGTCGAGGGTGTCAACCGGGTCAAGAAGCACACCAAGGCCGGCCAGACCGCACGTGGTTCGCAGACCGGCGGCATCGTGACGACCGAAGCCCCCGTCCACATCAGCAATGTTCAGCTGGTCGTGGAGAAGGACGGCAAGAAGGTCGTCACCCGCGTCGGCTACCGCTTTGACGACGAGGGCAACAAGATCCGCGTTGCCAAGCGGACCGGTGAGGACATCTGA